The following proteins are encoded in a genomic region of Methanoculleus bourgensis MS2:
- a CDS encoding DEAD/DEAH box helicase, with protein MRWNKLRQIQVEAIFAVSNSTDHLIISAATASGKTEAAFLPILSAIIARREKGVQALYVGPLKALINDQFRRLEELCDAAEIPVFRWHGDVGSAQKKRFLAEPSGVLLITPESIESLFINHSSQLPSLFHSLPFIVIDEVHAFIGTERGMHLKSLLTRIAQISAITPRIIGLSATLGDLPATQRWLSPRNPERVQIILDKGGEKDISFLIKGYLFDSASEGDKNEEPALMKLSEDVIHHFYGKNSLIFINSRSNLELYTDRVNRTLKEAKLPNLFRIHHGSLSKSEREETETALKSGHPTATFCSSTLELGIDVGDVSRVGQIGAPWSVHSLCQRLGRSGRREGATSVMIMFIHEAHKKETDLVDQLYPSLLRALALFELMLDKWCEPPKTDLPHYSTIIQQILSVITERGGAGAATLYDVLVAKGAFTWVTQSEFISILRSMADADLIEQDAGGLLILGLQGERIVRRMDFYACFQTEPGIRVLWKSKQIGSIAYTFGIENLQHLILAGQRWEVLNVDLDRKEITVQPSSGGKVPYFPGSGEANTHPTIHRKMRHLLLSDNIPVYLDTPGKALLASARSTARAVEIADYDLIPVSNGTFWFPWAGSAALRTLRILGSCYGGFDIREKDIALFFEGADSNEILHFYTEILSNAPPETEIAQKYDDLITEKYDRYIPADLLAIDFAKKYLDIAVAPPRTVAPFGSEDV; from the coding sequence AGGCTCTCATTAATGACCAGTTCAGACGTCTTGAGGAACTCTGTGATGCAGCAGAGATCCCTGTCTTCAGGTGGCATGGAGACGTAGGGAGTGCGCAAAAAAAGCGATTCCTGGCGGAACCATCGGGAGTACTACTGATCACACCTGAGTCAATTGAGTCTCTCTTTATTAACCACTCCTCCCAGTTGCCTTCCCTCTTCCACTCACTCCCTTTCATCGTCATCGATGAGGTACATGCCTTCATCGGAACAGAGCGAGGTATGCACCTGAAAAGCCTTCTCACAAGAATTGCCCAGATCAGTGCAATAACACCCCGTATCATTGGTCTTTCAGCAACATTGGGCGATCTTCCCGCCACACAAAGGTGGTTATCACCCAGAAATCCAGAACGTGTGCAAATTATATTAGATAAAGGCGGAGAGAAGGACATCTCATTCCTCATCAAAGGATATCTCTTTGACTCAGCCTCTGAAGGCGATAAGAATGAGGAACCAGCCCTGATGAAACTCTCTGAAGATGTTATTCACCATTTTTACGGTAAAAATAGCCTGATCTTCATTAATAGTCGCTCAAACCTGGAACTCTATACCGATCGAGTGAACCGAACCCTCAAAGAAGCAAAATTACCCAACTTATTTAGAATCCACCATGGCTCCCTCTCAAAATCTGAGCGGGAGGAAACCGAGACGGCCCTGAAGTCAGGGCATCCGACAGCAACATTCTGTTCGAGCACTCTTGAACTCGGCATCGACGTCGGGGATGTTTCCCGGGTCGGACAGATCGGAGCCCCTTGGTCAGTGCACTCCCTCTGCCAGCGCCTTGGAAGAAGCGGTCGAAGGGAGGGGGCTACGTCCGTCATGATTATGTTCATCCACGAAGCGCACAAGAAGGAGACGGATCTCGTCGACCAACTCTACCCCTCACTCCTCCGTGCGCTCGCTCTCTTCGAGCTCATGCTCGACAAGTGGTGTGAGCCCCCCAAAACCGATCTGCCGCATTACTCTACCATTATTCAGCAAATTCTTAGTGTCATCACTGAGAGGGGTGGCGCTGGGGCAGCTACACTCTATGATGTACTTGTGGCAAAAGGAGCCTTTACTTGGGTGACACAGTCGGAGTTTATTAGTATCCTGCGGAGCATGGCTGACGCCGATCTTATTGAGCAGGATGCAGGAGGACTGCTTATTTTAGGGTTACAGGGAGAGCGAATTGTGCGCCGTATGGACTTTTATGCCTGTTTCCAGACAGAACCTGGGATAAGAGTGCTCTGGAAGAGCAAACAGATTGGTAGCATTGCATATACCTTCGGCATAGAAAACTTGCAGCATCTGATCCTCGCGGGGCAACGCTGGGAAGTCCTCAATGTAGATCTGGACAGGAAAGAAATCACAGTTCAACCATCCAGCGGAGGCAAGGTACCATATTTCCCCGGTAGCGGAGAAGCTAATACTCACCCAACTATCCACCGAAAGATGCGTCACTTGCTCCTTTCAGATAATATCCCGGTGTACCTCGACACACCGGGCAAAGCACTCCTCGCTTCGGCTCGATCTACTGCTAGGGCCGTGGAAATCGCGGATTATGACCTTATACCGGTGTCAAACGGCACCTTCTGGTTCCCCTGGGCAGGTTCGGCGGCTCTACGCACCCTTCGAATTCTTGGATCTTGTTATGGAGGTTTTGACATTCGTGAAAAAGATATTGCTCTCTTCTTTGAAGGCGCAGACTCCAATGAGATTTTGCACTTTTATACAGAGATTCTATCCAACGCTCCCCCAGAAACAGAAATTGCACAAAAATACGACGATCTGATCACAGAGAAATACGATCGATACATACCAGCAGATCTGCTTGCAATAGATTTTGCCAAGAAATACCTCGATATAGCGGTTGCTCCACCCAGAACAGTTGCCCCGTTTGGATCTGAAGATGTGTAA